Below is a genomic region from Dechloromonas denitrificans.
CTGGGGCTCTTGCTAAAAAGGCGAAAGCGCCATTTTAGCAGAGCCCTAGAGATAGCCGAGGTGGCGCGGCAGCCAAAGTGCCAAATCAGGGACAAATGTGACCAGCATCATCGTCCCGGCCATCGCGGCAACCATCCACAGAACCCAGGGCACGGTCGACTCCATCGACACACCTGCCATCCGGCAAGTGACCATCAGATTCACGCCCAGCGGCGGATGGAACTGACCCAGCGCCATGTTCATCGTGATGATCACGCCAAACCAGACCAGATCCCAGTTGAAATGAATGGCGATCGGAATGAGCAGCGGCAGGAAGATGAAATAGATCGAAATCGCATCGAGGAACATCCCGGCAATCAGCAAAAGAAGCTGAATGCTGAGCAACATCGGCACTTCCGACAAACCGGTACCGAGCAAGGCGGCGGCCAGATGATCGAATGTCCCGAGCGTATTGCTCGCCCAGGCAAAAACACTGGCCAGCGCAACGACGGTCAGAATCACCGAAGAAATTTCAGCCGACTCGACCAGCACCTGGTAGACCTCTTTCCAGGTCAGCGTCCGGTAAATCACCATGCCGACCAGCAAGCCATAGAACACGGCAACCACCGCCGCCTCGGTCGGGGTGAAGAAGCCGCTGCGCATGCCGCCAAGGATGATGACCGGGGCCAGCAAGCCCCAACCGGCTTCCTTCAGGCTTTGCCAGAACGGGGGACGAGGTTCGCTTGGCGCGGCTTCGAAATCGTTCTTGACCGACAACCACCAGGCAACCAGGATCAGCGTCAAGCCGGACAAAATGCCGGGAATCATCCCCGCGGCAAACAAGGCCGGAACGGAAGCCTGCGGCACCAGCAAACTGTAGATGACGAAGGCAATCGATGGGGGGATCAGGATATCCGTCGATCCCGCGGCCGCAATCACGCCAGCGGTAAAGGAAC
It encodes:
- a CDS encoding TRAP transporter large permease translates to MMDWILFGIFVVLMLSGVPLAVAMGLAGTAVVALSGLGMMSLPTNVYTGIAKYPLMAIPVFVIAGLIFEKAGVAATIVRFASALVGQRRGSLAIVAILVAMILGGISGSGPADSAAVGAVMLPSMLKAGYPRSFTAGVIAAAGSTDILIPPSIAFVIYSLLVPQASVPALFAAGMIPGILSGLTLILVAWWLSVKNDFEAAPSEPRPPFWQSLKEAGWGLLAPVIILGGMRSGFFTPTEAAVVAVFYGLLVGMVIYRTLTWKEVYQVLVESAEISSVILTVVALASVFAWASNTLGTFDHLAAALLGTGLSEVPMLLSIQLLLLIAGMFLDAISIYFIFLPLLIPIAIHFNWDLVWFGVIITMNMALGQFHPPLGVNLMVTCRMAGVSMESTVPWVLWMVAAMAGTMMLVTFVPDLALWLPRHLGYL